From Magnolia sinica isolate HGM2019 chromosome 13, MsV1, whole genome shotgun sequence, one genomic window encodes:
- the LOC131222276 gene encoding probable protein phosphatase 2C 27 isoform X2, with product MAAGTDLSHPFTVLDGRFCNDNRPPIGDENSEALESLKQMNTGKPPRHLSVIRHCISSAQLVAEDELNIGPKSPANEKSVFLPIFHSGSCSDKGPKQYMEDEHLCIDNLLEHLGEVANFPPLGAFYGVSNINTADASSDLSLVVNLPYHSSSSSTIKSWYG from the exons ATGGCTGCAGGGACTGATTTATCGCATCCTTTTACTGTATTAGATGGTCGATTCTGTAATGATAATAGGCCACCCATTGGCGATGAGAACTCCGAGGCCCTGGAGAGCTTGAAACAGATGAATACTGGGAAACCTCCTCGGCACCTTTCGGTCATTCGGCATTGCATCAGCAGTGCTCAGCTGGTGGCTGAAGACGAATTG AATATTGGCCCCAAATCACCAGCAAACGAGAAGTCTGtgtttttacccatttttcactCTGGGAGTTGTTCAGATAAAGGACCCAAACAGTACATGGAAGATGAGCACTTATGTATAGATAATCTACTTGAACATCTTGGAGAAGTTGCAAATTTCCCACCACTAGGGGCTTTCTATGGGGTGAGTAACATAAATACTGCTGATGCATCTTCCGATTTGTCATTGGTTGTTAATTTGCCATACCATTCATCCTcatctagtacaataaaatcatgGTATGGCTAG
- the LOC131222276 gene encoding probable protein phosphatase 2C 27 isoform X1 yields MAAGTDLSHPFTVLDGRFCNDNRPPIGDENSEALESLKQMNTGKPPRHLSVIRHCISSAQLVAEDELELNIENIGPKSPANEKSVFLPIFHSGSCSDKGPKQYMEDEHLCIDNLLEHLGEVANFPPLGAFYGVSNINTADASSDLSLVVNLPYHSSSSSTIKSWYG; encoded by the exons ATGGCTGCAGGGACTGATTTATCGCATCCTTTTACTGTATTAGATGGTCGATTCTGTAATGATAATAGGCCACCCATTGGCGATGAGAACTCCGAGGCCCTGGAGAGCTTGAAACAGATGAATACTGGGAAACCTCCTCGGCACCTTTCGGTCATTCGGCATTGCATCAGCAGTGCTCAGCTGGTGGCTGAAGACGAATTG GAGTTGAATATTGAGAATATTGGCCCCAAATCACCAGCAAACGAGAAGTCTGtgtttttacccatttttcactCTGGGAGTTGTTCAGATAAAGGACCCAAACAGTACATGGAAGATGAGCACTTATGTATAGATAATCTACTTGAACATCTTGGAGAAGTTGCAAATTTCCCACCACTAGGGGCTTTCTATGGGGTGAGTAACATAAATACTGCTGATGCATCTTCCGATTTGTCATTGGTTGTTAATTTGCCATACCATTCATCCTcatctagtacaataaaatcatgGTATGGCTAG